From a region of the Spelaeicoccus albus genome:
- a CDS encoding succinate dehydrogenase cytochrome b subunit, with protein MALSAPRRAGNTRRLPLWRSSAALHAAMAVSGLVMILFLLAHAYGNYKVFAGRETFDGYSHFLLEMGEPIVQYSVVLWVIRIVLIVSVIVHIASATVLWKRMRRATGGRGSTRYRTTKNRRGVQRTYSSFTMRWGGVVIGLFVVYHLLHLSADNVIHPGGASTSPYERMTAGFSIWWVLASYTVALIALGLHLRHGFWSALASLGANTSPTRRRQFNVVASVLAGVITVGFLVPPFSIYFGGVGQ; from the coding sequence ATGGCACTAAGTGCTCCCCGGCGAGCCGGCAACACCCGCCGGCTCCCGCTCTGGCGTTCGTCCGCGGCGCTGCACGCGGCCATGGCCGTGTCCGGCCTGGTGATGATTCTATTCCTGCTCGCGCATGCGTACGGCAATTACAAAGTCTTCGCCGGACGCGAGACGTTCGACGGGTACTCCCATTTCCTGCTGGAAATGGGCGAACCCATCGTGCAGTACTCGGTTGTGCTGTGGGTCATCCGGATCGTGCTCATTGTCAGCGTGATCGTTCACATCGCGTCGGCAACGGTGTTGTGGAAACGCATGCGCCGTGCCACCGGCGGCCGAGGAAGCACACGGTATCGAACGACGAAGAACAGGCGAGGCGTTCAGCGGACCTATTCATCGTTCACGATGCGGTGGGGCGGCGTCGTCATCGGCCTGTTCGTCGTCTACCACCTGCTGCACTTGTCCGCTGACAACGTCATCCACCCCGGCGGCGCATCGACGAGTCCCTATGAACGCATGACGGCGGGGTTTTCGATCTGGTGGGTGCTCGCCAGCTACACCGTTGCGCTGATCGCGCTGGGTCTGCACCTGCGGCACGGATTCTGGTCGGCCCTTGCGTCCTTGGGGGCAAATACCAGTCCGACGCGCCGCCGACAGTTCAATGTCGTCGCTTCCGTCCTTGCCGGCGTCATCACGGTCGGCTTCCTCGTACCTCCATTTTCCATCTACTTCGGCGGAGTGGGCCAATGA
- a CDS encoding fumarate reductase/succinate dehydrogenase flavoprotein subunit, which produces MTHLYVEGAALIDRKIPDGPLESRWDTRQFDAKLVNPANRRKHSIIMIGTGLAGASAAATLGESGYRVTSYCFQDSPRRAHSIAAQGGINAAKNYRNDGDSIRRLFYDTVKGGDFRSRESNVYRLAQVSVNIIDQCVSQGVPFARELGGLLDNRSFGGVQVSRTFYARGQTGQQLLLGAYQALERQVAAGTVEVRARHEMLELIVIDGRARGIVVRDLVTGAISTQFADAVVLASGGYGNAYYLSTNAMGCNVSAAWRAHRKGAYFANPCFTQIHPTCIPVSGDYQSKLTLMSESLRNDGRIWVPAEPGDGRSPEKIPHEERDYFLERLYPSYGNLVTRDVASRAVKNICDAGSGVGPSGLGVYLDFADALERLGRAAVETKYGNLFEMYERITGEDPYRVPMRIYPAVHYTMGGLWVDYDLQSTIPGLFVIGEANFSDHGANRLGASALMQGLADGYFILPTTITDYLANNPLPDDVDDSHPDAAAALDAVHARIDALLGAGGERTVDSFHKELGGILWEHCGMERTAEGLTAALADIRALKDEFWANVKVPGEDEELNQALERAGRVADFFELAELMCIDALHRTESCGAHFRAESQTPDGEALRNDDAFTYVAAWEHAPDAPVLHKEDLEYQFVKLKQRSYK; this is translated from the coding sequence ATGACGCACTTATACGTGGAAGGCGCGGCGCTGATCGACCGGAAAATCCCGGACGGGCCGCTCGAGAGCCGGTGGGACACCCGGCAATTCGACGCGAAACTCGTGAATCCGGCCAATCGGCGCAAACATTCGATCATCATGATCGGAACCGGCCTGGCCGGCGCTTCGGCCGCCGCCACTCTTGGCGAAAGCGGGTACCGGGTCACGAGTTATTGCTTCCAGGACAGCCCTCGAAGGGCGCACAGCATTGCCGCGCAAGGTGGGATCAACGCCGCCAAAAACTACCGCAACGACGGCGACAGCATTCGACGGCTGTTTTACGACACCGTCAAGGGCGGCGACTTTCGCTCGCGCGAGTCGAACGTCTACCGGCTGGCCCAGGTCAGCGTGAACATCATCGACCAGTGCGTTTCGCAAGGAGTCCCCTTTGCCCGCGAACTCGGCGGGCTGCTCGACAATCGCTCATTTGGCGGCGTGCAAGTGTCGCGCACGTTTTATGCCCGCGGCCAAACCGGCCAGCAGCTGCTGCTCGGCGCCTATCAAGCGCTCGAGCGGCAAGTGGCCGCCGGTACCGTCGAGGTTCGCGCTCGCCACGAAATGCTCGAACTCATCGTCATCGACGGCAGGGCACGCGGAATCGTCGTCCGCGATCTCGTCACCGGTGCCATCAGCACGCAGTTCGCCGACGCCGTCGTCCTCGCGTCCGGCGGATACGGCAACGCCTATTATTTGTCGACGAACGCCATGGGCTGCAATGTCTCGGCGGCGTGGCGGGCTCATCGCAAGGGAGCCTACTTCGCCAATCCGTGTTTTACGCAGATCCATCCGACCTGCATCCCGGTCAGCGGCGATTACCAGTCCAAGTTGACCCTGATGAGCGAATCCCTGCGCAATGACGGACGCATTTGGGTCCCCGCCGAACCGGGCGACGGCCGGTCGCCGGAGAAGATCCCGCACGAAGAACGCGACTACTTCCTCGAACGTCTGTACCCGTCGTACGGAAACCTCGTGACCCGCGACGTCGCCTCGCGGGCCGTCAAGAACATCTGCGACGCCGGAAGCGGCGTCGGCCCGAGCGGTCTCGGAGTCTATCTCGACTTCGCCGATGCCCTTGAACGGCTCGGCCGGGCCGCCGTCGAGACGAAATACGGCAACCTGTTCGAGATGTACGAACGCATCACGGGCGAAGATCCGTACCGGGTGCCCATGCGGATCTACCCCGCAGTGCATTACACGATGGGCGGCTTGTGGGTCGATTACGACTTGCAATCGACGATTCCGGGGCTTTTCGTCATCGGCGAAGCAAACTTCTCCGACCACGGCGCGAATCGACTCGGGGCAAGCGCTCTCATGCAGGGCCTTGCCGACGGCTACTTCATTCTGCCCACCACCATCACCGATTATCTGGCCAACAATCCGCTGCCCGACGACGTCGACGACAGTCATCCGGACGCCGCGGCCGCGCTCGACGCCGTCCACGCCCGCATCGATGCGCTGCTCGGCGCCGGCGGAGAGCGAACAGTCGATTCGTTCCACAAAGAACTCGGCGGGATCCTGTGGGAGCACTGCGGAATGGAGCGGACCGCCGAGGGCCTCACCGCCGCACTTGCCGATATCCGCGCGCTGAAAGACGAGTTCTGGGCAAATGTGAAGGTGCCCGGTGAGGACGAAGAGCTCAACCAAGCCCTTGAACGCGCCGGACGCGTCGCTGACTTCTTCGAGCTCGCTGAGCTCATGTGCATTGACGCCTTGCACCGTACCGAGTCGTGCGGCGCGCACTTCCGCGCCGAAAGCCAGACTCCGGACGGCGAGGCCTTGCGCAATGACGACGCGTTCACCTATGTGGCGGCGTGGGAACACGCGCCGGACGCGCCGGTACTGCACAAGGAGGACTTGGAATACCAGTTCGTCAAATTGAAACAACGGAGCTACAAATGA